The Humulus lupulus chromosome 7, drHumLupu1.1, whole genome shotgun sequence region aggagaagtacatgacttcttactatctccaagggatccactaggtcggaatagggtaggtttggaaataccataatgaataaatgttaattttataacaaaaaacaatagacatacataatttgaattagttaattaatgaatattttaatgtagaatggccgaaacaagtaatgacacaggtggtggctccaagagaggcaggggagcttattacggtgccaatatcgagaaggagctggccatcaaaaaagttactcatttgaaagtagagtttgataaagaaactggaaaagctattcaaaagtacggcaagtggttcaacaattctatggctcgttatttgcgtagcaccgtacccccaactacactagcttgggaacaagtaaaaccagctgatatcgaagttattcgaaagagactatctgtaagcattctttaaacctttaataactcattattaaatattttgtctatcttcaaaatattttaacaaattccaattttaattgtgattttaggaaaaattcatttatccagaagacaatccagtaatcaacgatgccatggtaagacaaatgcaaaaacatctgactgattggcgccacacgatgaagaaacactgggtagatgttggaggagaggtggacaatgagagagcgaagtcaaaaccttttgtgtcgatcacttcttctgattgggcagttctgtgtgatttttgggtttctgattctcaccaggtatgccgtacattttacattaatttttaattataaaattacaatttagattaatgagtactgttttctttttgaagcgtatatcgaagaaaaataaagaagctcgagctaaaatgaccataccaggaggacacggttccaaatccatcgttgcccatgtttatgatcacgtaaattataataacttatatccttacatttacgaaaatattataaatgtcacaatgtttaaataatttgcttttttagatggacccatctactggccagctcccgagcatgatcgacacattcgagcacctgcacaagaagaaggataagtggattagtgatgcagcggcgacaaaacatgtaagttgcataaccttaactaatttatgatcatttaactttaaaaaagtttagtaaataattaataaatattaattattaattgttgttgtcaattagtaattatttattaattattaattaaatttttaacaatgaaatctttataatctatgtgccaatatttttatgattaatgattgtggactaagataaaaaaagaatgtaattaatgttgtccccgtatcagggagcttgtggaCTAAAGTAAATTtagtcatgaaaatccatatctgaatcaaaaacatgtaaatatagttgatgtatatgtttggagacgtaaattcctcattaatggaattaactgcacttaccgtatatatcaacaacatcttcatgattttgattcagatatggattttcatgaccaaatttactttagcccacttgctccctgatacgggaacaaaattaattacattctttttcagtcactggtctgcagtcattaatgataggatgttggcagatagataataaagttatattttatatgttgttatattaaaaatttataagttaggttttcaaataatgttatattggaattcgaaatacgtgctttttattgtgcaaaATGAGATGACCGAACgccgagcatcgcagagtacggcccctgcatcatctgctgcttcttgtgtcggcgataatgtcgacggtcatttcccgcctgatatggatattgtcacggatgtccttggaccccgctcgcgttataagaaagggtttggggggttgcctaggttgaaggcaattggcgcaaagagggcagcatcttcgtcaacttctcaaatgtccgggcaattgccacctgaagtggacaccattttgcagcaaaatcaggacattatgctagaaaatcagaacctaaagaagcatacgactaaacttgagagtcgtcaacggcgtcaagatctcctgctcagtgctttgttgaagcaggttggtcaattggctcctggttttactgttgacttaccagaccaggattcggacgaggacgatgatgctgatgggggcgggaatgatgaggcggccaatactcatttgtagaactttttttctatttatttaaaatttaatttatgagacatttattttactaaattacttttatattttaatgtttggtggagacaataaatattaatagttgtaattttttgtttatttatttataaaattttaattttatttttatttctaattaaataatattactaaaaaattaaataattattaatatattaaaattgaaaattattaattaatattaatatattgaaaataatattaataatttaataaaaattattattttaaaaatacttttaccggcgcaaaattacgtcggcaaagaGTTTCAATCTTACCTTCACATAtacacttttaccggcgcaaaaatgcgccactaaaaaattaaactattgccggcgcattattgcgccgctaaaagtgttttccacaatatcGTGACAGATTTTTTTACCGGCGCATTTATATTTTCACCGgcgtattttttcgtcgccaaaaaagtccattgccggcgcattatatttgcgtcggcaaaagtgacattagcgacggagatacgacgcaattctttgccggcgcaaaattgcgtcggcaaaaactccatagtttttgccggcgcaaatttgcgccggcaaaagtctcctTTTTTGTAGTGGTAAATATGTATAACTAGTTGATTAATTGTGTactaatttttatttgtttttgtttgacCTTTTAACTAGGGTTGTTGTTTTAGTGGCgagtttggtgatgactttggggtgatttcaagagtaatattgaagttgagtaatttttaattttatttattattaccgCAACATTTATGTATATAGAGTTAGAATTACTTCGTGcatgcatattagatttagtgatAATTATGTTCGAAAATAGTAAAGTAGGCTTTGCAGTGATATAATGATGGAATCATAAGCTTTTAATCTAACAATCCAAAGTTGACCTCGAAATGATTCAAGCATAATCTTTCGAGTTTTGTTTGTAAGTTTTTGGTCCAACCATCCAAAGTTGACCTCGAGATGGTTTGAGCATAATATCATTCGAGTTGTATGCATGGGTGAAAGCGTTTAATGTAAAGGTTAAGTCGAGCGAACAAATCTCTTGAGCAAACAGATCTAACCATCTTTTCCTAACTCAAATTGTCCCTTGTGTGTGCGAACAAGGTTTTATGAAGACTTTCAAATGGTCCTGAGCCTAATCTTCGCTTCTTGTTCGTGTAACATGAGCTTTATTGAGCGGGCATAATATCGAAAACCAAGTCATCTCAATTAGCCATTTATGTCAACTTGAAAACCACAAAATTGCTTGTCTGCTTGTTTTACACAAGTACGATATAGACCATAGATTTCTATGTTATTCTTTTAGCTCGAGTCATTACTATCTAGGAGATGACTTTTGTGCCCAACTCGGTTGCAAAATGCAGTTTAGTTCGGAGATGAACTCCCTTTATGGCTCGAACTCGTTCAGAGTAATGACTAGCTGGGGTATGGGTACCAAATACTACTCGAATAACTCATGTAGAAAGGTGATAAGCTCTAATGAATCATATGGGTCAGCTCGAAGAAGAATTTTGATGGCTCGAATGGCTCCAAATAATCGATTAATCATTGTTTACTTCTTCAACAAGTCGCTGCCATAGGTGGATCTTTTCTTGAATTGTCGTGATCCATGTGAACTTATTTTTCACATAGATATGCTATTTGTCTTTGACGGATATGGTGTTTGTTTACAATTTGCAATTGTACTGCAGATGGCCTAGGTTAAATCGAACAAGTGGAATGATCAAGCCCTTGACGATGTTGGGGGTTTGCTAGAAATGATTTCATCAAAGTCTTTATTTGTAGACTTCATCAAGTTAAAATTCTTCCTCTTGAATCTGTtatcttaatgaaagcaccaaactgttgacccaatttttcgtcaacttgagaacataagagcatggattcaagaataggaatattataattaaataacaccatattttatagtggtttgatcCCAAAAAGGTGACCTACATCCACTattagtcacttttattgatatttaagcttgaagaactaTAGTTTCAAGCGAACTTACGTTGCTGGTTGTTCTACGGTCCTTCTTCGCTTTTACATTATATAAAGATTGTTCATACAAGAACAGAGCCCGGGCCTAAGCTATTGGGTATGGCCTATAAAATATACATTACAACATTTTAATAACACAAATataattgtattttgataaatgaagACTCTGTCATCCGTCATGTGTGTTGACCAAACATGCATAAAATAGCCAATAGACAAAAACACATGTCTCTATTAGGGAACTACAACCTTCTTAAATGAATTGGAGTTGAAAAGAATATGTCTTAGGCGACCAGACTCCTTTTGTTAGCGCTTGGTAGTTTGCTTTGTCTTTTATGAGAACAAAAATGCAATTAGTTCTTTTCATCATCCTTTATAATTGCAAAAAAGAGTATAAcaggtgtatatatatatatttatatgatttggTGTAGAAGGGTGTTGTATTTTCACCATTTTTATTGGTTTAATATAACAAGTCTTTACTTACTAATAAGATAATATACTAAATAAGATAATACAGGTCTTTATTTACTAATAATAAGATaatatataggtctttatttactAAATAATAATATAGTCGTCTCTGGCCCTTGTGAACAAATAATATAGTCAATATTTTgcttataaataataataagttGTTTAACTTTAAACAATATTAATGATCAATATACTTATGTACACCTACTATGTTCATGGCGTATTCTCTCATATATAATTATACCGAAACTTTGGAAGTTCTTTATAAGTCATCATCATCATGTGGGAAGAGAATCTCACCAAGTCTTCTATCAATAGGACAAGTCAATTATAATGTTTTAAAGATaatttataaaatagttcaaaatacaaaaaataattttcataAATGAATTATTgtcttattaaaattaatatatatagttTATTAGTTGAGCACGTTCTTGGAATAATGCAAAGAGGTGACATTTATTTCACGCACATACATACATTTTTATAGTGATGACTTATGCCAAATGCCTAGTGATGGCTTATGGTTAGTTTAATTAagcaaatattatttttattaataaaatgttTGACTTTAAGTATTAATATATGTTGAAAACTAACCTTCTTGTTGTAGATTGTGCAACTAACGCATAACTTTAATTGATCAATATAGATCAGTTGCACAAATGTGCATTCACGTCTAACCATTTTTTtctttaagaaataaaaataaaattgattaatCATTTGATCAATATATGTACACGCATGTGATCAATATATGCCTTATCGCAAATCATATATTTTTAGCCTCCTAACTAATTATCTTTCATACTATGACTTTcacacaaagaagaagaaagatgaatgtctatgctatttggtatggtaggatgttgaagaatacagttttgaatctcaacacatgaaagTGGTTTTTTTCACAATTCAAAGAAAGttatctatttttctctcttggcaaatAACGTGAAAATGCATCTGATATCTATTTCTcgttatgttatattttattaatataataatcaaaagaATACCTAGCCCTAATTACATTAAGTCGATGCATGGGCCACAATCCATTTGGATCGTGGTTGGCGCCAACTGCAGGGTTGTGGGCCTTGTGATATTTTATttctataaaatgctatttgttgggcctttatcatattattttatgtagtatacaatcATACCGCAAaatttaatatgattaaattatttttttaaaagttaattttACAAAATCTTCACCATGACTTgggttcattcttgacaaggCCTATTCCCAGACTAGTGAGCCTGCTACCACTATTAGCATCCTGGGGGTTATGGGTAGGTCGGGACCGGGAATATGAGTCGGACTTGCATCTTGGTCCTGGTTCCCTGGTTATGGTCGCCCCCATATCGAATGTTGTTGGGCTCATTGATGATCGGGCTATCACGTCATTCTTCTTCCTTGTTCATTGGGCTCGGGATGGGCCTCTATCTCTTTGAGGGAGCCCATGGACTCATTAtgtcatgccacgtgtcccgGCACTACatcaaatacccatttccataacacataaatataatactaataaaaaagtattatgctagAGTACAGGGCCACTTTatgaaaaaagggcggtaataatATACCATCCCGCGCCCTtagcattttttttcatttgtgacCTGAAAATTTGTGAGATCCGAGAGAGACCCAATTCCTTCAATATTTCAAAGCTCTCCTTCAACCTTTCCTCTCCTTCGACATACCCATTTCCTctccttcaacatttctgagacccATCCTTTCCTTCAACATTTATGAGACCCATTTATTTTCCCCATTTCTTCGGCTTGGTACTACATCCGAactcctcactctctctctcatctttCTATAGCCAACGtctttctcgtctttcttcaacaTTTGGGTGTGCGACAAGGAGGTTGATGAGGTCCTCTCTACAGCCAACGTTTAAGAGATCCTGCCCTCCCAAACACGTCCTCACCACCAAACCTAGACCATCACCCGATTCAACCCCCATCTTCGTCTCcctccctccctctctctctctctctaaatatatatatatatatgtttcacttTACTTTCTCATCTCTCAAAATTTCCCAAACCCCTTTTGGTTTTTTGATTCTTAAGTTTTCtactttgttttttgttgttggaTTGTGATTATCAGCTAACCCGAAAAGTGGTCCAAAACGTTCACCTATCCAGTGGAAGCTTGTTAGGAGTTTCACGTGGAGGACCAGGCATAAGTGAAATTGTGGACAGCATGGAGGTTTGTTGTTTCAGTTTCTTTAGAGTTAATCATTTTGCGAACCTATGATTCCTGACCTGAAAACATTTATTAATTTGATATCAGGAAAGAGGAATCAACATGCTTTTTGTGCTGGGTGGGAACGGAACTCATGCTGGGGCAAATGTAATTCACAAAGAGGTAGTTATGCGTGTATCTGTTTACATTCCTGTGTTTCTTATCTCATAATCTGGCATGCATTCTTAACTAAGGTCACTTTTGAACAGATTACTTAAAGCAGAAATCTTTTGGGATATAAATTGCTTTGGTACAAGTTGTTTAAAATTTGTAGATGTAAAGTGCTGTCTCAAGAATTAAAAGTTGATGCATTCCTGATGACTTGAATTCATCCTGCTTTTAGTTTAGGATTCATCACCATGTGTATATGTTCATGTTTTCGTATAAATTAGAAAGCACTTTACTGCCATATAGATGACCGTGCCACTAGAATCATCTTATTGGATATGTTTAACTACTTTTACTTAATTGCTGCATTTGTAAGCTCTTTCCCTTTATCTTGCCTCGACCTTGCCTGCCATTTCTATTTAGGTCTCATGTCCTACTTTTCCTATTTTCATTTCAGTGCTGTAGAAGAGGGGTAAAGGTAGCTGTTGTTGGGGTCCCCAAAACTATAGACAATGATATTTTGCTGATGGACAAAACTTTTGGGTTTGACACTGCTGTTGAGGAAGCACAACGAGCCATTAATTCAGCTTACATCGAGGTACAAATTTTCATTATATTTTGTGATTTGTTCGATTTCATTTTGATTGCTTAAGTTTCATGCATTATAATATCATTGTTAAAGAATTTAGTGGGAAAAACAGTCTTTGTTAACTTCTCAATCCTTATTACAGGCACATAGTGCATACCATGGTATAGGAATTGTAAAGTTGATGGGTCGTAGCAGTGGATTTATTGCTTTGCATGCATCCTTGGCTAGTGGACAATTCGATATATGCTTGATACCAGAGGTATTTGTGCGACTTACTAATTGGTTAGTTATTTTTTAGATTCTGTACTGATACTGGTTTTATACATTTAAGGTACCTTTCCATTTACATGGTCCTTATGGTGTTTTGCGGCATCTGAAATACCTCATTGAGACAAAAGGATCAGCAGTGGTCTGTGTTGCTGAGGGAGCAGGGCAGGTTAGTCATAGTATAACATCAGTTTTTCACTAGTTGAAACATGATCAACTGATTGGAACtagtatattttttttccttctggATCTAAATATTATGAAACCCCTCGAAAATAAAATGCAGCCATATGTTGAGATTCAACTAGCTAAAAAGAAACAACAAATTCATGTTTATCTTTCTAAGGATCTAAGTTAGGTATGTTACATCAATGGTTTTGAAGATACAGTTGGATCATTAAATTTTGATAGCATGTTGAGTGTTTTGTTATGATTGGCCTAGGAATAGTGACTGTTTTTAGTTTAACACATTTTTGCTTGTTTTTCCAGCTTACTAATAGTTGTTCAAATATTGCCTTTCATATTTTGGAAAAGGCCTAAAGCAACAATTGTTTCAGATATATGATGTGGTTAGGCCAAAGAAGCATGAGATTGAGAATTTGTGAAACCACATTCTACATATCCTATATATAAATTTAAGCACAGTCCAATGCTGCTAAATTACTCCTTCTTTCCCCTTGTTGAATCTATTTATATACATCTATTTTATTCGTCACTTTATGCCATCTGAAATTTGTActtattttgttactttagttGTGCATTGCTTATATTGATACCATTTTGGTAAATATGCAGGAAGGATGCTTTCTCTTCAATCTTGTGATATTTGTGATTGTAGAGTTATTTTGACTGGATTTGGGTAGTATTCGGTGCTTTGCTTCTgttgtgttattattgtgattgtTTCTTTTTTAAAGATCACATGAATTTTTTTGTTCATCCTGGTTTTTTCTTCACCCTGTTGAGGACATTTGTTTGTTTCCTTTTTTATTGCAGTTCCCATAGTATCTTTTATTTGATAATTTCTCTAGTCCAATAACCAATTTCATGAACCTTAATATTGCTGTCTTATTGGGTGTTCAGTGTATTATTATGCAGGAAATATTAATTTGTTATTGGATGTTCCTTGCCAGTTTTATTTTCATGTTATCTTATCCTGTCTTCATATCTATATGATCAATTTCTTGATGCATATGTCCAAACTTAATCtaatatgttgaaaaaataatttctttaagttcttacaTGATTATGAGATTGGATTCATAGTTGAGTTGCTCATTTTAGTTTGAAACTTTATGAAGTTAAGAATAAGTTTTATACAACAATACTTATGTTTTaagacaattaaaaaaaaaactgcactctatatgttttatatatttCTCTAAAATGGCTGGATCCTTTTTCAGATTGGGGTTCTTGATTGAGTTTCTATCTCATGCTGCCATTGTTGGGTTTCATGGGAGGAGCTGCCATTACAATTGCCCTTCAGCAGCTCAAAGGATTGCTTGGCATAAAAAAGAATTTCACAAAGAAGACTGATATTGTCTCTGTTTTGCACTCAATGTTTAATTCAACCCAccatgttgtaatatgatttcttaagcctagactagtagcctaaatattgtaattacatttgagtaattaataaaaatatatttatgttaccttatttggcttcaactttcatatttgatttcctagttttgtgtaagtaaaaaagattatgtttctctaagctaatataacacgtgttatactaaagtgtagtataacacaaataatctgttatactaaagtgtagtataatacaaaaaatgtgttatactaaactatagtataacacaaaaaatgtgttatactaaagtgtagtataacacaaatttataagttttgaaatgtgttatataatcgactataaataacataattaaacacttatctatttattaaaataacacagaaattgtgttatcgttgacagtataataacacatctgtataacaacgATAaaatgttatgtaaagtaccctgacctacgataacatagttggccttaacacatcaaaaagtattatggtgtgttttgataacacattttcggtattatcaaaagcattttttcttgtagtgcgggGAAAACATGAATTACAATTACTTAtcgaaattttaatttaatagtgagttattattaattaaattgatcTATTGCTTAATTTAGTGCTCTAACACCACTAACAGATTCAAGTTCACATATTAAATTGATCtattatttttgcaaagtatcattttggtaccatctgttttcaataatgctcatatggtaccccgtattttgaaaacatagatatttggtatcctaattgataaaattttgttaatatgaccaaactgtcagtagttatatataatttatagcTCGTATGATTGATAGTATtttgattaaattgataaaattttattaattaaatttgagtttagagtacaaaatatgtacgattttaaaatacagggtatcaaatatgtatgattttagaatgtagggtaccaaatatgtacgatttcaaaatacatgCTACTAAATGAGCATTATTTGTAAATACAAGGTACCaagatgatactttgcaaaaacacagagtACAAAATAGTTACCTACCTATAAATAATAATAAGTTGTTTAACTTTAAACAATATTAATGAtcaatatatacttatataaatttaattatttggtgattacataTCTGTGGAgatattattgttttatgtataatgataaatgatcatacttttatcactaatatatttatatataattataggagttatttcattattttaacttataatcaTAGTACGatttattataaattaaatgatcatttataaagactattttccaacaagggttaaagtttgacctttgaccactcaagatatggatattacaaatttgCCACGGCCTAAAGCTCGGGTCGTGACACGTAGTATAAAACTCAACTATACATAGCAGAGTTAGACTAGCATGAGTAAATTTATTGAGGAAATGAGAGTGCTATCGATAAAATATATTGTAGTATGTTTGCATGCATATACTATCTTGTTGATAAGGGTAGGGGAATCTATCTTTATACTAGGAAGAATTAGAGATAGCTTAATTGAATTGATTCCCTTCCCCACTATATATATACCTTTAATATAAAGTAGTAGATTATTCGATTGAGAATTGATGTTACACattcaaaacaaaaattacaaataaagaGGCATCTCTAGTCACTCATAAAGATTCCCATTATTGATCTGACTTCACTTGCTTTTCCTTATGATCAGTATTCCGAAATGACTAATGGAATTTATTATATGGTAAAAAATCACATATGAAACATATGCCGATTAGCATGCAATATACTCCTTGCTTTTATTACAGTGGTTTACTTACTCCACTAGGTGACTGATCATTTTTCGATTGCTTCCTAACAAAGCTTATTTCGAATACTAGTTTATATCCATCTTTTGATACCCAATTTCATCCACCTGGTCCCCACCACTCGTGCATGTACtcacccaaacacatacctaactCTTGTTGAATGATACAggatatgattttaaaatacagggtataaaatatgtacgattttaaaatatacagggtatcaaatatgtatgattttagaatgcaggtaccaaatatgtacgatttcaaaatatagggtaccaaataagCATTACTTGTAAATACATGGTACCAAGATactactttgcaaaaacataggatatcaaatggttacctaccctataAATAATAATAAGTTGTTTAACTTTAAACAATATTAATGATCAATATACTTATGTACACCTACTACCTACTATGTTCATGGCGTATTCTCTCATATATATGAATTAGTATTATATGCCTAGTACTCAAATTTACATTTGAGGAATATGTGGGGGTCGGTTTGCAAAGAATACGAAAATTGAGAGGTTTCTTAGCAAATTAATTTACATTAAATAGCAAACGCAGACCCCTAATTCCCTTCACCCCTTCTTTCTTCCCTTTTCTTACTTTCTCTAGATCGATCTCCTCGACCATCTCAGCCATCTCTCACTGTGAGATTGAAAATGGAATCAGTAAGCTACAACACTGTGAGCATGAACACTGAAATAGATTTGACTGTGTCATCATACCAGAGGTTCATCCAAGCTCTACGAGCAGAATTGCGTAGTGGAACCGAGAGCCACGACATTCCAGTGTTGCGAACAAAATCCGCTGCGGTCGGAGACAAACAGCTTGTGTACGTGAATCTTCACAATACAAGTGTCTCCATCACATTTGCAGTA contains the following coding sequences:
- the LOC133792706 gene encoding ATP-dependent 6-phosphofructokinase 5, chloroplastic-like, with translation MYPIERSMGVYKQYVRNRARPEGSIAEAYVVNEALTFCSMYLRGVETRFNRPERNDDRVESQPNREYSIYKAVGRPFGKKSNMLLNPQLKQKAEWYILNNCAEIKEYLSEHMDELRRRGGLNLEVQQKTDFPQWFKERVNGLHESTPTEVNNELYALANKSSGTVYSYPGMIVNGVKFVTRGRDMKLKTQNCGVMVPSEEGVNYYGICYLSLTDMVFVYNLQFFLLCFLLLDCDYQLTRKVVQNVHLSSGSLLGVSRGGPGISEIVDSMEERGINMLFVLGGNGTHAGANVIHKECCRRGVKVAVVGVPKTIDNDILLMDKTFGFDTAVEEAQRAINSAYIEAHSAYHGIGIVKLMGRSSGFIALHASLASGQFDICLIPEVPFHLHGPYGVLRHLKYLIETKGSAVVCVAEGAGQVSHSITSVFH